The window TCAGCCGCTTCAGGCAGCGCGCGATCGCGGCCCGCAATCCCGGGTCGGGCAGCGGATCGGCCGGGGCGGCCGTCTCCGGTGGATCGTCCGGCTCCAGCAACTCGATTCTCCGGCGGCGGCACTCCTCGAGCGCGAGGTTCCTCGCGATCCTCCCCGCGTAGCGGAGCGACGCCCGCGGCCCCTCGAGTCGGAGGCGAGGCGCGATCACCCACATCCGCAGCAGCGTTTCCTGGACGACCGATTCCACGTCGACCTGGCGCGCGAAGGGGCGGAGACCGCGCCGCAACCACGGCTCGGCGACGCGGGTCCAGGCGGCGAACGCGTCGCGATCGCCCGCCTGGACCCTCCGGTACGCTGCCTCGGTACCGCCCATGCCCTTCCTCTCGCTCAGTCGACCGGGCTCGCGGACCCGATCGCAAGCGCGAAGCCGTTCTTCCCGTCCGGACCGCCCGCGGGGATGACCTCGATCAGCAGCGGACACTCTCTCGAGGCCGAGCGGAGCCTCTCGAGCCACTCCGGGTCGAGACGATCGCCTTGCTCCAGCTCGAAGACGAGCCGAACGAGGAGCCCCGGCTCCACCGGGCCCGGCCGGGTGCTCGTGCCGGGATCGATGCGGCTGGCGTGGAGCGCGGCACCCTCCGGTGCCGCGAGCCAGAGGTAAACTTCTCCTTCGGGGACCGTGAAGCGGTCCCCCGGCACCTCGAACTCGACGGCGAGACGCCGCTCGGAGGCGGAGACGACGCGCGCCGGTAGCCTCCGGTCGGGCTCGGCTCCCGTGGCCTCGTCCGCGAGAAAGCTGTCCCGAGAGTACAGGGATTCGGCCTCGTTAAAGACGAATAGTCCCATCTGCGGGGCTCGAAGGGCGGAACCAAAGCTGCCGTAACCGACGCCCTCCGCCGAGACGCCGCTTGGAAGCTCGCTCGCCAGCCGGACGCGGCGCCTGGGGGACGTCGGATCGACCGCCGGCTCCTCGGAGACGGCGACGAGGCTCGTGCGCCGCGACACGATCCGGTGCCGCAGTCCGGTGGCCTCGATCTCGTCGAGGATCGAATCGGCTCCGCCCTCTCCGCCATAACCGGCGAGCCGCATCTCGAGGTCGGCGACCCTCTCGCGGCCGAACAGGGCTCCGAGGGGAAGCTCCGTGGCGAGCGCCCCCTCGTCGCCCGCGGCCGGCACGACCCGCGACTGACGCCAGACCTCGCCGTCCGGGTGCCGGGCCTCGATCACGATCTCTCCTCCCGCGGGACGCAGCTCGAGGGCGATCAGCACTGCCGCCCCGGCGAGCAGGTCGCGCGGCCGGTCGGGCGCGACCGCCGTGACCGCGCTTCCGGAGATGCGGATCCCCTCGAGGAGCGGAGCCCCCGTGGCGGCGAGGAGGCGGTCCGCCGCACGGCCGGCCTCTTCCGGGGTGGCGGCGATGACCTCGATCCCGCGGCCGGCCCGCGAGACGCCGAGCCCGAGCGTGCGGTTCGGAACGGCTCCGATGCCGGCGACGTGGACTCGGCAGCCTTCCGGGAGCCGCCGTAGCACCTCCCCGACCGCTTCCTGCTCGAAGCCGATGTAGCCGTCGGTGATGAGGACGACCTGGTGCTGGGCGCCGGGACGGAGCCGCCGGAGCGCGCCCTTCAGCGCCTCGACCATCTCGGTGCCGCCACCGGCGGCGAGCCGGTCCACGGCCCGGCACGCGGCTTCCACCTCCGGCCCCGTCGCGCGGCGGTAGCCGCGGGTGAGCGGGTGCGGCCGGGTGGCGAAGGCGGTGATCGCGA of the Acidobacteriota bacterium genome contains:
- a CDS encoding VWA domain-containing protein, which codes for AGTAGKPGLVAVDGRTFPLEGARLSARARGGLARSRLVQRYRNPYDEPLEVLYSMPLPADGAVLGYTIRLGDRVVTGEIEGAEAARERYEQALIEGRSTGLLEQVRDDTFVQHLGNLPPGADVSVEIDVLQPLAFARAAGGAGRGTWEYRFPTVTGVRYHGASGRVPDAERLDSDRAAGEGTPARIELELVIEDGAPEEVAPEAERHRLEVTSDPEGTRVSLAEPSRLDRDIAIRWRATGDEPRARLAIGGGLPGDEGRYALLTLTPPDAPVRAARRDLTLLIDASGSMHGVPLETAKAIARRLLRSLGPGDRFAITAFATRPHPLTRGYRRATGPEVEAACRAVDRLAAGGGTEMVEALKGALRRLRPGAQHQVVLITDGYIGFEQEAVGEVLRRLPEGCRVHVAGIGAVPNRTLGLGVSRAGRGIEVIAATPEEAGRAADRLLAATGAPLLEGIRISGSAVTAVAPDRPRDLLAGAAVLIALELRPAGGEIVIEARHPDGEVWRQSRVVPAAGDEGALATELPLGALFGRERVADLEMRLAGYGGEGGADSILDEIEATGLRHRIVSRRTSLVAVSEEPAVDPTSPRRRVRLASELPSGVSAEGVGYGSFGSALRAPQMGLFVFNEAESLYSRDSFLADEATGAEPDRRLPARVVSASERRLAVEFEVPGDRFTVPEGEVYLWLAAPEGAALHASRIDPGTSTRPGPVEPGLLVRLVFELEQGDRLDPEWLERLRSASRECPLLIEVIPAGGPDGKNGFALAIGSASPVD
- a CDS encoding RNA polymerase sigma factor, giving the protein MGGTEAAYRRVQAGDRDAFAAWTRVAEPWLRRGLRPFARQVDVESVVQETLLRMWVIAPRLRLEGPRASLRYAGRIARNLALEECRRRRIELLEPDDPPETAAPADPLPDPGLRAAIARCLKRLTPRPRRALLARLEARGGDSDRELAARAGMRLNTFLQNVGRARRQMARCLERHGVPVGELMR